Proteins encoded together in one Planctomyces sp. SH-PL14 window:
- a CDS encoding DUF1549 domain-containing protein, whose product MAPRSPFASALHLGLAWAAFAGTGFFENCLSSAFAQDAAPSPVVPAAPALVANPAAARMSSRDLADWIDLRFETSAEGQRTKFDVVDDPTFLRRVSLDLTGSIPSVSTTRDFMADPSEYKRDLLVDSTLGTAGQQNRQTDRCAEHLARVWRRLLVPGNGPGAAMATRLDPWLKVQLAQNVHYDELARSLVTAKPVTRPQPADGLIVRAMPEGPIVLYEAVGATPENLANSFARTFLGVRIGCAQCHDHPFAEWKQNDFWGVAAFFAGSKRGPNGEWLDESVTKIRNEANSTDYDARFLWGDVPQFPEDKTPRQVFAEWMTSPNNPNFASTAVNRVWQYLCGRGLTAAVDDLDTATPEERKILDELAEQFERHDFDLRWLMAGICQSRTYQRLCADGEDETAGVRPVKTLLPEQVYDSLEQALALPVSKVDGGPRHNGQMNELIGRLNEAIGNTPEDFRGGIPQTLLLMNGQITAKATDLDESRTLRAVVEAPFLSNDQKLEALYLAAFTRVPTEEEQAFLLKYVKEQGDRQKQKEAFAEIFWGLLNSPEFVLSR is encoded by the coding sequence GTGGCTCCCCGCTCCCCGTTTGCCTCCGCGCTGCATCTCGGCCTCGCCTGGGCGGCCTTCGCTGGAACGGGATTCTTCGAGAACTGCCTCTCCTCCGCCTTCGCCCAGGACGCGGCCCCCTCCCCTGTTGTCCCCGCCGCGCCGGCCCTCGTCGCCAATCCCGCGGCCGCCCGGATGTCCTCCCGCGACCTCGCGGACTGGATCGACCTCCGCTTCGAAACCAGTGCCGAAGGTCAGCGGACGAAGTTCGACGTCGTCGACGACCCCACTTTCCTCCGCCGGGTTTCGCTCGACCTGACCGGTTCCATCCCCAGCGTCTCCACGACGCGGGACTTCATGGCCGACCCGTCGGAATACAAACGGGACCTCCTCGTTGACTCCACGCTCGGAACGGCGGGCCAGCAGAACCGCCAGACCGACCGCTGCGCCGAACACCTCGCCCGCGTCTGGCGGCGGCTCCTGGTCCCCGGCAACGGCCCCGGCGCCGCGATGGCCACGCGGCTCGACCCCTGGCTCAAGGTCCAGCTCGCCCAGAACGTCCACTACGACGAACTCGCCCGCTCGCTCGTGACCGCCAAGCCGGTCACCCGGCCGCAGCCCGCCGACGGCCTGATCGTGCGGGCGATGCCGGAAGGCCCGATCGTCCTCTACGAGGCGGTCGGAGCGACGCCGGAGAACCTGGCCAACTCCTTCGCCCGGACGTTCCTGGGCGTGCGGATCGGCTGCGCCCAGTGCCACGATCACCCCTTCGCCGAGTGGAAGCAGAACGACTTCTGGGGAGTCGCCGCCTTCTTCGCCGGCAGCAAGCGGGGGCCGAACGGCGAGTGGCTCGATGAATCCGTCACCAAGATCCGCAACGAGGCGAACTCGACCGACTACGACGCCCGCTTCCTGTGGGGCGACGTCCCGCAGTTCCCCGAAGACAAGACCCCGCGGCAGGTCTTCGCCGAGTGGATGACCTCGCCGAACAATCCCAACTTCGCCTCGACCGCCGTCAACCGCGTCTGGCAGTACCTCTGCGGACGGGGACTGACGGCGGCGGTCGACGACCTCGACACCGCCACGCCGGAAGAGCGAAAGATCCTCGACGAGCTGGCGGAACAGTTCGAGCGGCACGACTTCGATCTCCGCTGGCTGATGGCCGGGATCTGCCAGAGCCGGACCTATCAGCGGCTCTGCGCCGACGGCGAGGACGAGACCGCCGGCGTCCGCCCGGTCAAGACGCTCCTCCCCGAGCAGGTCTACGACTCCCTGGAGCAGGCCCTCGCGCTGCCGGTCTCGAAGGTGGACGGCGGCCCGCGGCACAACGGCCAGATGAACGAACTCATCGGCCGGCTCAACGAGGCGATCGGCAATACCCCCGAAGACTTTCGAGGCGGGATCCCCCAGACACTGCTCCTCATGAACGGCCAGATCACCGCCAAGGCGACCGACCTGGACGAGAGCCGCACCCTGCGGGCGGTCGTCGAGGCCCCGTTCCTGAGCAACGACCAGAAGCTCGAGGCCCTGTACCTCGCCGCCTTCACCCGCGTCCCGACCGAGGAAGAGCAGGCGTTCCTCCTCAAGTACGTCAAGGAACAGGGGGACCGGCAGAAGCAGAAGGAGGCGTTCGCCGAGATCTTCTGGGGACTCCTCAACAGTCCCGAGTTTGTCCTGAGTCGGTGA